A single Lactuca sativa cultivar Salinas chromosome 8, Lsat_Salinas_v11, whole genome shotgun sequence DNA region contains:
- the LOC111875845 gene encoding 4-coumarate--CoA ligase-like 1, producing MGKNAQDLAKDYDEEIIFRSRYPSVPIPDLLLPDFVLKDAESYAENVAFIDAATKKSYTYGEVARDVRRSSKALRSLGMRTGHVIVVVLPNVVEYGIVALGIMGGGGVFSGANPSSHSSEIKKQVELAGATLIITDDKTYNKVSELGLPVVIVGEERVPGTILWDELLEAGERASNSMIESVVTQDDLCALPFSSGTTGLSKGVMLTHRNIVANLCSTLFSVGPDLIGKVTILGLIPYFHIYGLTGILCATLKNKGKVVVMGRYDLSTVLKALIEHEVTFAPIVPPILLGLVKHPIAEDIAKLQLRSVMSAAAPLAPEIYEEFQRRFPQVVVQEAYGMTEHSCITLTHGDPRKGHHTAKKRSVGYILPNLEVKFIDPDTGRSLPTDTPGEICVRSQCVMKGYYKNEAETAQTIDEQGWLHTGDIGYIDKEGDVFIVDRMKELIKYKGFQVAPAELEGILLGHPSVVDAAVVGLPDEEAGEIPGANVVMSKDAKESEEDMMNYVANNVAHYKKVRVLHFVDTIPKSPSGKIMRRLIKEKMLESIAKSATN from the exons ATGGGTAAAAACGCACAGGATTTGGCAAAAGATTATGATGAAGAAATCATTTTTCGAAGTCGTTACCCGTCTGTCCCCATTCCCGACCTCTTGTTGCCGGACTTCGTGCTCAAAGATGCAGAATCCTACGCCGAAAACGTGGCATTCATTGACGCCGCCACAAAGAAATCCTACACTTATGGTGAAGTTGCTAGAGATGTCAGAAGGTCTTCTAAAGCGCTGAGGTCCCTTGGCATGCGGACCGGTCACGTCATCGTCGTTGTCCTCCCTAACGTGGTGGAGTACGGTATCGTGGCCCTCGGCATAATGGGTGGCGGTGGTGTTTTTTCCGGCGCTAATCCTTCAAGCCATTCGTCTGAGATCAAGAAACAAGTAGAGTTAGCAGGAGCCACACTAATTATCACTGATGACAAGACTTATAACaag GTGAGCGAATTAGGGTTACCGGTGGTAATTGTCGGAGAAGAACGGGTGCCAGGGACCATTTTATGGGACGAATTGCTGGAAGCAGGAGAGCGAGCCAGCAACAGTATGATTGAAAGCGTTGTGACTCAGGACGATCTTTGTGCCCTTCCTTTCTCCTCGGGGACCACCGGACTTTCAAAAGGCGTCATGCTAACTCACCGGAATATCGTCGCGAACCTTTGCTCGACTCTTTTTAGCGTCGGCCCTGACCTCATCGGAAAAGTGACAATACTAGGGTTAATTCCGTACTTTCACATCTACGGACTAACAGGAATCTTGTGCGCGACGCTTAAAAACAAAGggaaggtggtggtgatgggaAGATACGATCTGTCAACTGTTTTGAAAGCACTGATCGAACATGAAGTAACTTTCGCACCAATTGTTCCACCGATACTTTTAGGGTTAGTTAAGCATCCCATCGCTGAAGATATCGCGAAGCTCCAACTGAGATCTGTCATGTCCGCCGCAGCGCCTCTTGCCCCGGAGATTTACGAGGAATTCCAAAGGAGATTCCCTCAAGTAGTGGTTCAAGAAGCTTATGGGATGACGGAGCATAGTTGCATAACACTAACCCACGGTGACCCAAGAAAGGGTCACCACACAGCCAAGAAACGATCGGTGGGTTACATTCTACCAAATTTAGAAGTGAAGTTTATTGATCCTGATACAGGTCGTTCACTACCTACTGATACACCGGGTGAAATTTGTGTTCGAAGTCAATGTGTCATGAAAGGTTACTACAAGAATGAAGCTGAGACAGCTCAAACTATCGACGAACAAGGGTGGCTTCACACCGGCGATATTGGGTACATCGATAAAGAAGGTGATGTCTTTATTGTTGATCGTATGAAGGAGTTAATAAAGTACAAAGGATTTCAA GTTGCACCAGCTGAATTAGAGGGAATACTTTTAGGCCACCCTTCCGTTGTAGATGCCGCTGTAGTGGG GTTGCCAGATGAAGAGGCAGGCGAGATACCAGGGGCAAATGTGGTAATGAGCAAAGATGCAAAAGAGAGCGAAGAAGATATGATGAACTATGTTGCGAACAATGTAGCACATTACAAGAAAGTGAGAGTGCTTCATTTTGTAGATACAATACCCAAATCACCCTCCGGCAAAATCATGAGGAGGCTCATTAAAGAGAAAATGCTGGAGAGCATCGCCAAATCTGCTACAAATTAA